TCGGGCCGATTGCGCAGACGATATTTAATTGCCCGATCATAGGGCTTAGACAAAGGTACGCATCATGGCGAATTCACCACAGGCAAAAAAACGCGCCCGTCAGAACGAAGCACGTTTCGCAATCAACAAAATGCGCCGTTCACGCATCCGCACAGAGCTGCGCAAAGTTGAAGAAGCAATCGCATCCGGCGACAAAGCAGCAGCACAAGCAGCACTGAAAATTGCACAGCCAGAACTGATGCGCGGCGTCACAAAAGGCGTTTTCCACAA
The Rhodobacteraceae bacterium S2214 genome window above contains:
- the rpsT gene encoding 30S ribosomal protein S20, which codes for MANSPQAKKRARQNEARFAINKMRRSRIRTELRKVEEAIASGDKAAAQAALKIAQPELMRGVTKGVFHKNTVARKMSRLSSRVKALG